The following coding sequences are from one Oscarella lobularis chromosome 19, ooOscLobu1.1, whole genome shotgun sequence window:
- the LOC136198469 gene encoding uncharacterized protein produces the protein MKVLVFVVLALASYDAASADVYSDMNDDFLNQYTNNVYAEIVDVNKNPLFLYGEGLTFMYGSTNETVHVSTPTFTLLKDACHAVVATYLMLQFERDKKLSADAAKNLSMHASRVSACIEDLSHGKQDHYLTAKQKTDALKMMQDVVDFISQALKAGMVNSNVLLEFCRNQTATIQSFTMDATQSTVTVMLEAVKTWKEKLSDSEWKNSKAILQTVKSARHNQMALQVFLAIFNNPQEGFNVYQMTAMNGSIPLSVQEFQVGRIIVNMALGQVFFSNPWSLLSDIMGNSTMTFIKSLQQNGQLPFQPTPGKTANAHNMWATAGSECPYK, from the exons ATGAAGGTACTCGTCTTTGTTGTTCTCGCCCTTGCGAGCTACGACGCCGCTTCTGCGGACGTCTACAGCGACAtgaacgacgatttcctcaATCAGTATACGAACAACGTCTACGCGGAGATAGTCGATGTAAACAAAA atcctctctttctctacggCGAAGGGCTGACGTTTATGTACGGCTCGACGAACGAGACGGTCCATGTTTCGACGCCTACTTTTACGTTACTCAAAGACGCTTGCCACGCAGTCGTTGCCACTTATCTAATGCTCCAGTTTGAGCGAGACAAGAAATTG TCGGCGGATGCAGCAAAAAATCTTTCAATGCACGCAAGCCGCGTCAGCGCTTGCATTGAAGATTTATCTCACGGAAAGCAAGACCACTATTTGACTGCGAAGCAAAAGACAGACGCTCTTAAGATGATGCAGGATGTGGTTGACTTTATAAGTCAAGCCCTGAAAGCAGGAATG GTGAATTCCAACGTTCTGCTGGAGTTCTGTCGCAATCAAACGGCTACTATTCAATCATTCACTATGGACGCAACGCAGAGCACTGTGACTGTGATGCTTGAAGCCGTGAAAACGtggaaggaaaaattgtccgaCTCGGAATGgaaaaattccaaagcaATTTTGCAGACCGTCAAG TCCGCTCGTCACAATCAGATGGCACTACAAGTGTTCCTCGCCATTTTTAACAATCCCCAAGAAGGCTTCAATGTGTATCAGATGACGGCAATGAACGGTTCTATTCCACTCTCCGTTCAAGAATTTCAAGTGGGCCGCATCATCGTCAATATGGCACTCGG CCAAGTGTTCTTCTCAAACCCATGGTCGTTGTTGAGTGACATCATGGGCAATTCCACGATGACGTTTATCAAGTCCTTGCAGCAGAACGGTCAGCTTCCCTTTCAACCGACTCCGGGGAAAACGGCTAATGCGCACAATATGTGGGCTACTGCTGGGTCTGAATGTCCTTACAAGTAA
- the LOC136198464 gene encoding uncharacterized protein, giving the protein MPVKRSIGEQFDVVCDRLDDLVKNCKGLHDYLKKFLQLEKDYGHGLQKLTKAATGKIQFPGGLGGGWLASVQISSKVGEHRLHELETMQEVALKRLATTFDGGELDRTRKQLVSEGRRFIKEMDQAVQKFQKSKANYRSAAQEWMSVLLALHKEHGDIWAPSATRLRDKETNACKKCNEMKMAYLSEVSSANVVQHAHYFERMPQVLANMYQLGENIVKVVSTTLKNLRQYNEKTMAKELAPSFAALSDWLPLDVDAKQYVADFVACHMPTDNILIPRPYIFEEFLMDDEAAKIHARKVQYEIIKCFPSAAALGMHAKTPSTPPLQRNDPSPADVLRDVERSMSTRADEASVSSMLDLRHALIQRGRQLIKTVTGRDDVSMAQNISQPVLQPWPYTFDGEEFPVQSPLPPLDNSDDETPFLIRCCVEYLCKPMALREEGLFRISGDMRRVQQLHAGFLAYETSKGQNRGLREFLAKEIATELNPNVVAGLLKLHLRERGCLASEQAVALARLVQKSERDFCDEVQSVLVAESAQNRAILKSVIGVLKKVEEHSSETKMTTDAIAVSCGLSVFPGMETRSSIRCLKFFLRHFDDIFSIE; this is encoded by the exons ATGCCTGTGAAACGTTCTATCGGG GAGCAATTCGACGTAGTCTGTGACAGACTCGACGATTTAGTAAAGAACTGCAAA GGACTGCACGACTACTTGAAAAAGTTTCTCCAGCTGGAGAAAGACTACGGGCACGGTCTGCAGAAACTGACAAAAGCGGCAACGGGCAAGATTCAATTTCCAGG AGGACTTGGCGGCGGATGGCTCGCTTCGGTGCAGATAAGCTCAAAAGTGGGCGAGCATCGACTCCACGAATTGGAAACGATGCAGGAAGTCGCCTTGAAGCGGCTGGCCacgacgttcgacggcgGAGAATTGGACAGAACGAGAAAACAA CTTGTGTCAGAGGGACGACGCTTTATAAAGGAAATGGATCAGGCTGTGCAGAAATTTCAGAAATCAAAAGCAAACTACCGCAG TGCTGCTCAAGAATGGATGTCAGTCCTATTGGCTCTTCATAAAGAGCACGGCGACATCTGGGCGccctcggcgacgagactacgcgacaaagaaacgaatgcGTGCAAGAAATGCAACGAG ATGAAAATGGCTTATCTGTCTGAAGTCTCGTCAGCCAACGTCGTCCAGCACGCTCACTACTTCGAACGCATGCCTCAAGTATTGGCTAACATGTACCAACTCGGAGAGAACATTGTCAAAGTGGTCTCGACGACACTGAAGAATCTTCGACAGTACAACGAAAAAACCATGGCTAAAGAG CTGGCTCCGTCGTTCGCCGCTCTAAGCGATTGGCTTCCGCTCGACGTTGACGCGAAGCAATacgtcgccgatttcgtcgcctgTCACATGCCGACGGACAACATCCTCATTCCCCGTCCCTACATCTTCGAAGAATTCCTCatggacgacgaagcggcgaagATTCACGCGCGAAAAGTCCAATACGAAATCATCAAATGCTTCccatcggcggcggcactgGGAATGCACGccaaaacgccgtcgacgccgccgcttcAACGAAACGATCCCAGTCCGGCGGACGTCctacgcgacgtcgaacgatcgatgTCGACGCGAGCCGACGAAGcgtccgtctcgtcgatgCTCGACCTGCGTCACGCGCTCATCCAGCGCGGTCGTCAGCTCATCAAAACCGTCACcggtcgcgacgacgtttccatGGCGCAGAACATATCCCAGCCCGTTCTCCAGCCGTGGCCGTACACGTTCGACGGCGAGGAGTTTCCCGTGCaatcgccgttgccgccgctcgacaattcggacgacgagacgccTTTTTTGATTCGCTGTTGCGTTGAGTATTTGTGCAAGCCGATGGCTTTGAGAGAAGAGGGGCTCTTTCGTATATCCGGCGATATGCGACGGGTTCAGCAATTGCACGCCGGTTTTCTCGCTTATGAGACGTCGAAGGGGCAGAATCGCGGTCTTCGGGAATTTCTGGCGAAGGAAATTGCAACCGAATTGAatcccaacgtcgtcgccggtctGCTGAAATTGCACTTGCGTGAACGCGGCTGTCTCGCGTCGGAACAGGCTGTCGCCTTGGCTAGACTCGTTCAGAAGTCGGAGCGAGATTTCTGCGATGAAGTCCAAAGTGTTCTAGTCGCGGAATCGGCTCAGAATCGTGCAATATTGAAATCGGTTATTGGGGTGTTGAAGAAAGTGGAGGAGCATAGCAGCGagacgaaaatgacgacggACGCCATCGCCGTTTCCTGCGGCCTGTCCGTATTTCCCGGCATGGAAACGAGATCGTCCATACGCTGTCTAAAATTCTTCCTTAGGCACTTCGATGACATTTTTTCAATAGAATGA
- the LOC136198470 gene encoding uncharacterized protein, which yields MKVLVFVVLALANYDAASADVFSDMNDDFLNQYASNVYAEIVDVNKNPLFLYGEGLTFMYGSTNETVNVSTPTFTLLKDACHAVVATYLMLQFERDKKLSADAAKNLSTHASRVSACIEEVSHGMHDHYLTAQQKTDALKMMQDVVDFISQALKAGMVNSNVLLEFCRNQTATIQSFVMGAAQSTVTVMLEAVKKWKEKLSDSEWKNSKAILQTIKFARHNQMALQVFLAIFNNSQEGFNVYQLTAMNGSIPLSVQEFQVGRVIVDIALGQVFFSNPWSMMSDLLGNSTMTFIESLQQNGQLPFQPTPGKTANVHNMWATAGSECPYK from the exons ATGAAGGTACTCGTCTTTGTTGTTCTCGCCCTTGCAAACTACGACGCCGCTTCTGCGGACGTCTTCAGCGACAtgaacgacgatttcctcaATCAGTATGCGAGCAACGTCTACGCAGAGATAGTCGATGTAAACAAAA atcctctctttctctacggCGAAGGGCTGACGTTTATGTACGGCTCGACGAACGAGACGGTCAATGTTTCGACGCCTACTTTTACGTTACTCAAAGACGCTTGCCACGCAGTCGTTGCCACTTATCTAATGCTCCAGTTTGAGCGAGACAAGAAATTG TCGGCGGATGCAGCAAAAAATCTTTCAACGCATGCGAGCCGCGTCAGCGCTTGCATTGAAGAAGTATCTCACGGAATGCATGACCACTATTTGACTGCGCAGCAAAAGACAGACGCTCTGAAGATGATGCAGGATGTGGTCGACTTTATAAGTCAAGCCCTGAAAGCAGGAATG GTGAATTCCAACGTTCTGCTGGAGTTCTGTCGCAATCAAACGGCTACTATCCAATCATTTGTTATGGGCGCAGCGCAGAGCACTGTGACTGTGATGCTTGAAGCCGTGAAAAAGtggaaggaaaaattgtccgaCTCGGAATGgaaaaattccaaagcaATTTTGCAGACCATCAAG TTCGCTCGTCACAATCAGATGGCACTACAAGTGTTCCTCGCCATTTTTAACAATTCCCAAGAAGGCTTCAATGTCTATCAGCTGACGGCAATGAACGGTTCTATTCCACTCTCCGTTCAAGAATTTCAAGTGGGCCGCGTCATCGTCGATATAGCACTCGG TCAAGTGTTCTTCTCAAACCCCTGGTCGATGATGAGTGACCTCCTGGGCAATTCCACGATGACGTTTATCGAGTCCTTGCAGCAGAACGGTCAGCTTCCCTTTCAACCGACTCCGGGGAAAACGGCTAATGTGCACAATATGTGGGCTACTGCTGGGTCTGAATGTCCTTACAAGTAA
- the LOC136198467 gene encoding LOW QUALITY PROTEIN: double-stranded RNA-specific adenosine deaminase-like (The sequence of the model RefSeq protein was modified relative to this genomic sequence to represent the inferred CDS: substituted 1 base at 1 genomic stop codon), translated as MLPDGGIVVAVGSGTQCATGQNLSLRGETVNDCHAEIVARRSFKRFLYAEVNSIVNDGESILFKRNEDKLEIKRDVECHLYISTAPCGDSALFGAGSDDPAPLPASAHSLFLDTPKSQGLLRTKVEGGEGTIPIGNDEPPLTWDGIVTGQRLRTMSCSDKVARXNVLGLQGSLLAHFMPPIYLSSIVLGTLYHAGHLSRAVCCRLGGLGDSLPSPYRISHPLLAAVSGANSRVRPPPLKATNASLNWCYFDGNDVEIVQATTGRLFDGRSSRASKSSFFDLFADLYEKMTATRPDGSYDETKANAVAYQTAKQGLYSYLKSKGFGKWMQKPLEQESFSLA; from the coding sequence ATGCTTCCCGACGgcggcatcgtcgtcgccgtgggaAGCGGAACGCAATGCGCGACGGGCCAGAACTTGAGTTTGCGCGGCGAAACGGTGAACGATTGCCACGCGGAAATCGTCGCCCGACGCTCCTTCAAGCGATTTCTCTACGCCGAAGTGAATAGCAtcgtcaacgacggcgaatcgaTCCTATTCAAACGAAACGAGGACAAACTCGAAATtaaacgcgacgtcgaatgcCACCTTTACATCAGCACGGCACCGTGCGGCGATTCCGCTCTATTCGGCGCGGGCTCCGACGACCCAGCACCGCTTCCCGCCTCAGCCCACTCCCTCTTCCTCGACACTCCGAAATCGCAAGGTCTCCTTCGAACGAAAGTCGAAGGCGGCGAGGGAACGATCCCGATCGGCAACGACGAGCCGCCGCTCACGTGGGACGGCATCGTAACGGGGCAACGACTCCGAACGATGTCGTGCAGCGACAAGGTGGCTCGATAGAACGTTCTCGGGCTCCAGGGCTCTCTCCTCGCTCATTTCATGCCCCCGATTTATTTGAGTTCGATTGTTTTGGGGACCCTTTATCACGCCGGTCATTTGTCTCGTGCCGTCTGCTGTCGTCTCGGTGGACTCGGCgattcgttgccgtcgccgtatCGAATCAGTCATCCTCTCTTGGCCGCCGTCAGCGGAGCGAATAGTCGCGTGCGACCGCCGCCACtcaaggcgacgaacgcgagtTTGAATTGGTGCTATTTCGACggcaatgacgtcgagatcgtgcaagcgacgacgggacgGCTATTCGACGGGCGATCGTCGCGTGCGAgcaagtcgtcgttttttgatTTGTTTGCTGATTTGTACGAGaaaatgacggcgacgaggccgGACGGGTCgtacgacgagacgaaagcgaacgccgtcgcttaTCAGACGGCGAAACAAGGCCTCTATTCGTATCTGAAGTCAAAGGGCTTTGGTAAATGGATGCAGAAACCGCTCGAACAGGAATCGTTTTCATTAGCTTGA
- the LOC136198463 gene encoding double-stranded RNA-specific editase 1-like — protein sequence MRKRKAGPWADDAQLDDVGGLGVSFVSPQATPPPSLPFSSTPQEKIVSFLKAKRHAVTTSSIQKELNFESKQSTNKLLYNLQKFGTIERANESPPKWKLKETLGAPSKTPFMDGANEENVVDFLRRAGAGAVIKALDIAKGIGYETVKPVNPALYALERSGRVKRVGTSPAMWTLTSHNASGKSSGSELRPRVFVPPSREPPSKKMRVSSNPIGILNEYKQKNRGVSLSYHEGSLGRGETGFCMIATLNGTPYEGKASTKKEAKALAAESACISIGLIAKEEDNVDEEENYEEEEEERKIEQDSHNPISLVYEYGAKNHLPVNVNDDFLQPGETGFRVVLTVGDFAFPGVASNKKAAKTKAAEKACDELNLWGKWLNPRSPPDGGVPGAINNMGRNPISLINEYAAKNGLVSESNANPSANGFVCVLSVGNDTFMGEGHTKKDARLIASEKACKEFGLFCPRIVPTPAGGGSTQADHIAELVHRKFDQLQRLAESTNVGRKVIAGFVVTSPMLPDGGIVVAVGSGTQCATGQNLSLRGETVNDCHAEIVARRSFKRFLYAEVNSIVDDGESILFKRNEDKLEIKRDVECHLYISTAPCGDSALFGAGSDDPAPLPASAHSLFLDTPKSQGLLRTKVEGGEGTIPIGNDEPPLTWDGIVTGQRLRTMSCSDKVARWNVLGLQGSLLAHFMPPIYLSSIVLGTLYHAGHLSRAVCCRLGGLGDSLPSPYRVSHPLLAAVSGANSRVRPPPLKATNASLNWCYFDGNDVEIVQATTGRLFDGRSSRASKSSLFELFADLYEKMTATRPDGSYGETKANAVAYQTAKQGLYLYLKSKGFGKWMQKPLEQESFSLA from the coding sequence ATGCGGAAAAGAAAGGCCGGGCCCTGGGCAGATGACGCGcagctcgacgacgtgggaGGCCTAGGGGTTTCATTTGTCTCTCCCCAAGCAACGCCTCCACCATCGCTCCCCTTTTCTTCTACGCCGCaggagaaaatcgtttcgtttctgaaagCGAAAAGACACGCCGTCACAACTTCTTCGATACAAAAAGAGCTCAATTTCGAATCGAAACAGTCGACCAACAAGTTACTCTACAACCTGCAAAAATTTGGCACTATTGAACGAGCTAACGAATCGCCTCCGAAGTGGAAACTCAAAGAAACACTCGGAGCACCGTCGAAGACTCCATTCATGGACGGAGCGAACGAGGAAAACGTTGTAGATTTCCTCAGAAGAGCAGGTGCTGGTGCAGTCATAAAAGCACTTGACATTGCTAAAGGCATTGGTTACGAGACAGTAAAACCAGTCAATCCAGCTCTCTACGCATTGGAAAGAAGCGGACGGGTCAAACGCGTTGGTACATCACCAGCGATGTGGACGCTTACTTCGCACAATGCGTCTGGGAAGTCGTCTGGGTCAGAATTGAGGCCAAGAGTGTTCGTGCCGCCAAGTCGAGAACCTCCTTCTAAAAAAATGCGAGTCAGCTCTAATCCAATTGGGATATTGAATGAATACAAGCAGAAAAACCGGGGTGTGAGTCTGAGCTACCATGAGGGCAGTCTCGGCAGAGGAGAGACCGGATTTTGCATGATAGCCACTCTAAATGGGACTCCCTATGAAGGAAAAGCATCcacaaagaaagaagcgaaagcccTAGCGGCGGAGTCGGCTTGTATTTCCATTGGCCTCAtagcaaaagaagaagacaacgtcgacgaagaagagaattatgaggaagaagaagaagaaaggaaaattgAACAAGACTCGCACAATCCAATCAGCTTGGTCTACGAATACGGCGCCAAAAACCATCTTCCTGTGAACGTaaacgacgactttctccAACCGGGCGAGACGGGTTTTCGAGTCGTACTCACCGTCGGCGATTTTGCATTCCCCGGCGTTGCTTCGAATAAAAAAGCGGCAAAAACAAAAGCGGCAGAGAAAGCGTGTGACGAACTGAATCTTTGGGGAAAGTGGTTGAATCCGCGGTCGCCGCCAGATGGCGGTGTCCCCGGCGCGATTAATAACATGGGGAGAAATCCCATTTCTCTTATCAATGAGTATGCAGCGAAGAACGGATTAGTGTCGGAATCAAACGCGAATCCTTCGGCGAACGGCTTTGTCTGCGTCCTATCAGTCGGCAATGACACGTTCATGGGTGAAGGACATACGAAAAAGGACGCTAGACTCATTGCATCGGAGAAGGCTTGCAAAGAATTTGGGCTCTTCTGTCCAAGGATAGTGCCGACGCCAGCTGGCGGAGGATCCACGCAGGCGGACCACATCGCTGAACTCGTTCACCGCAAGTTCGATCAGCTTCAGCGTTTAGCTGAATCGACGAACGTAGGACGGAAAGTGATTGCcggtttcgtcgtcacgtcgccgATGCTTCCCGACGgcggcatcgtcgtcgccgtgggaAGCGGAACGCAATGCGCGACGGGCCAGAACTTGAGTTTGCGCGGCGAAACGGTGAACGATTGCCACGCGGAAATCGTCGCCCGACGCTCCTTCAAGCGATTTCTCTACGCCGAAGTGAATagcatcgtcgacgacggcgaatcgaTCCTATTCAAACGAAACGAGGACAAACTCGAAATtaaacgcgacgtcgaatgcCACCTTTACATCAGCACGGCACCGTGCGGCGATTCCGCTCTATTCGGCGCGGGCTCCGACGACCCAGCACCGCTTCCCGCCTCAGCCCACTCCCTCTTCCTCGACACTCCGAAATCGCAAGGTCTCCTTCGAACGAAAGTCGAAGGCGGCGAGGGAACGATCCCGATCGGCAACGACGAGCCGCCGCTCACGTGGGACGGCATCGTAACGGGGCAACGACTCCGAACGATGTCGTGCAGCGACAAGGTGGCTCGATGGAACGTTCTCGGGCTCCAGGGCTCTCTCCTCGCTCATTTCATGCCCCCGATTTATTTGAGTTCGATTGTTTTGGGGACCCTTTATCACGCCGGTCATTTGTCTCGTGCCGTCTGCTGTCGTCTCGGTGGACTCGGCgattcgttgccgtcgccgtatCGAGTCAGTCATCCTCTCTTGGCCGCCGTCAGCGGAGCGAATAGTCGCGTGCGGCCGCCGCCACtcaaggcgacgaacgcgagtTTGAATTGGTGCTATTTCGACggcaatgacgtcgagatcgtgcaagcgacgacgggacgGCTATTCGACGGGCGATCGTCGCGTGCGAGcaagtcgtcgctttttgaaTTGTTTGCTGATTTGTACGAGaaaatgacggcgacgaggccgGACGGGTCGTACggcgagacgaaagcgaacgccgtcgcttaTCAGACGGCGAAACAGGGCCTCTATTTGTATCTGAAGTCAAAGGGCTTTGGTAAATGGATGCAGAAACCGCTCGAACAGGAATCGTTTTCATTAGCTTGA
- the LOC136198465 gene encoding molybdate-anion transporter-like produces MFVIAYASFLILSSICTALHYLVFTKKPKSTPIENALFLAFQRRYLTAYCLALMGDWLQGPYLYKLYHHYGFLEPQIAVLYVCGYAATVLAATVTPLLVDRIGRKKMCIAFTIAYTVCCLTKLSTNYGLLIVGRILGGISTALLFTVYEAWYVHEHIETNDFPKEWLSDTFTKASLANGAIGVGAGILTTFVAEWCNFGSVAPFVLAIPFLIASGIYVHMHWTENWGAAKTKFKPICLEGLKQIVLDRKVLLIGLVQSLFESVVYIFVFLWTPVLLPARPPLGIVFATFMVASMIGGVLYSLLGLQRWPVRQTLTAVMCVATVALIGAVLFSSHPRLSFGMYLLLELCCGAYFPAMSQLRKSVLPEAHRDGVLNWFRVPLNLTASLVILLLHDTAGGAPQIFGVCAGLMAGGVALMLIYSSLSDKDEVLDDSSEDN; encoded by the exons ATGTTCGTAATCGCCTACGCGTCGTTCCTTATTCTCTCGAGCATCTGTACTGCCCTACACTACCTCGTCTTCACGAAGAAGCCCAAATCGACACCAATCGAaaacgctctctttctcgccttcCAGCGTCGCTATTTGACCGCCTATTGCCTCGCCCTGATGGGCGACTGGCTTCAAGGACCATATCTCTATAAGCTCTATCATCACTACGGCTTTCTCGAGCCTCAAATCGCTGTTTTGTACGTGTGCGGCTACGCGGCCACCGTCCTCGCCGCCACCGTCACgcctcttctcgtcgatcgtaTTGGACGAAAGAAGATGTGCATCGCATTCACAATCGCGTACACTGTCTGCTGTCTGACCAAATTGTCGACAAACTACGGATTACTCATTGTGGGCCGAATATTAG GTGGGATCTCTACGGCTCTTCTCTTTACCGTCTACGAGGCTTGGTACGTTCACGAGCACATCGAAACGAATGATTTCCCTAAGGAATGGCTTTCTGACACATTCACCAAAGCATCGCTGGCTAATGGTGCCATAGGCGTCGGAGCCGGaattttgacgacgtttgTCGCCGAGTGGTGCAACTTTGGCTCCGTCGCGCCATTCGTTCTCGCAATTCCTTTCCTAATCGCATCCGGAATTTACGTTCACATGCACTGGACGGAGAATTGGGGCGCAGCGAAAACAAAATTCAAGCCAATATGTCTCGAAGGCCTAAAGCAGATCGTTCTCGACAGAAAAGTTCTACTAATCGGTCTAGTGCAATCCCTTTTCGAAAGCGTCGTTTACATTTTCGTCTTCCTATGGACTCCCGTCTTGCTTCCCGCTCGGCCTCCCCTTGGCATCGTCTTCGCTACTTTTATGGTCGCTTCAATGATAGGAGGCGTTCTCTACTCCCTTCTTGGTCTCCAACGATGGCCTGTACGGCAAACGCTGACTGCTGTTATGTGCGTGGCAACTGTGGCTTTGATTGGGGccgttctcttctcttcgcaTCCTCGTCTATCGTTCGGGATGTATCTCTTGTTGGAATTGTGTTGTGGGGCGTATTTTCCTGCTATGAGTCAGCTAAGGAAGAGTGTTTTGCCGGAAGCGCATAGGGATGGCGTGTTGAATTGGTTTCGTGTTCCGCTGAATCTGACGGCGTCTCTTGTGATTTTATTGCTGCACGATACGGCTGGCGGAGCGCCTCAAATATTTGGCGTTTGCGCCGGATTGATGGCGGGCGGTGTAGCACTAATGCTAATTTATAGTTCCCTTAGTGACAAGGATGAGGTATTAGACGATAGTTCTGAGGACAATTAG